In Daucus carota subsp. sativus chromosome 4, DH1 v3.0, whole genome shotgun sequence, one DNA window encodes the following:
- the LOC135152182 gene encoding uncharacterized protein LOC135152182, with protein MPDKYDALFSDENLPSSTHQTQDIPTSGPSQKGPVVKSDLNTTSGPSQKGPVVISSPTRVLRSSKSPSKQPSPPPRKRRFLQRLSDSDPEPEPVPLISRPRKKIKPTSTITDLTVDPPQESTVNPLEMVTVSDPLMVEPLSAVPLSTTSEADIPMTEHIPQSEDLVPHSPADDITLSEHTPEAHVSTPEAIVTTPDIAQEILTPVENLVAAPDQEILSAANSEEATAPLCSQTLSIAVDDDDDTDTTEVTSVHPIDSAILAAEVSAENRVSISVREVSPVRDPSPVQPASTAPVCEIPPSKPTEYRVCTLSYSKRMHRAPISSVDARLSSIEFTQQSMQQTLAELSSSVAQLVKFLNPNDVKKGEKVLKDKCKVDQQQRKPDDEEEDEDKKKSENLNSEIILHSQSQSEEKRSDKAGSSSHPSQKTKSQPLIPADSKTRALSEQLIKLGNPESKILSHTVKFQGEETTFFYKAPTQLDFDEAVAKNLFEEENPGVSLEDARKEEERLAAEKNKTRKSKSDEKEAQTDHLKVSSDGKKLVTNSSTRKLTSSRRKGIVISEVNYSDINRPRVYQKKSESDSSEKGKKIIDGAPSKRKAESEVNQTLEIIPESTDLSLASDIAQAEDVKKEKLKPVEDRATWIKSISDKAQVDTAESKKKSLFGSLGTGQYKESSLFTQIRAKGTRGKEARDTTGLGHRKEKIQTSAATNFRDPFPFTKKAGETVTQEDLDRIESAQILIDTHDGREDKEKIAIFLESGRVYRISEADLLLKSLRELEHIHYMLEIKNEASRRWSDRMKRTIQEKRRFYGISSDAEYVPKITLEDGSEIDMEKNSSVMETIAGTRILGYNNEAERPGAIQLGEAMKRNQLLHAFVLDCF; from the exons ATGCCAGATAAATATGATgcattattctctgatgagaatttacCATCCTCCACCCACCAGACACAAGAtataccaacctctggtccttcccaaaaagggccagttgtaaaatctgatctaaacacaacctctggtccttcccaaaaagggccagttgtaataTCTTCACCAACAAGGGTACTGAGGTCTTCTAAATCTCCATCCAAACAgccatctcctccacctaggaagagaagatttcTGCAGAGATTATCAGACTCTGACCCTGAGCCAGAACCAGTTCCTCTAATCTCAAGGCCCAggaagaagatcaagcccaccTCCACAATTACTGATCTTACTGTGGACCCTCCTCAGGAATCCACAGTCAATCCTCTTGAGATGGTCACAGTTTCTGATCCTCTTATGGTAGAACCTCTATCTGCAGTACCCCTATCTACTACATCAGAAGCTGACATTCCAATGACAGAGCACattcctcagtcagaggatcttGTGCCACACTCACCAGCAGATGATATAACTCTCTCAGAACATACTCCAGAAGCACATGTCTCTACTCCAGAAGCAATTGTAACTACTCCAGACATTGCTCAAGAAATTCTGACCCCTGTTGAAAATTTAgttgcagctcctgatcaggagatatTATCTGCTGCAAATTCTGAGGAAGCTACAGCTCCTCTGTGTTCACAGACACTCAGTATtgcagttgatgatgatgatgatacagaTACTACAGAGGTCACTTCTGTTCATCCTATTGACTCAGCTATTCTTGCAGCTGAAGTCTCTGCTGAGAACAGAGTAAGTATTTCAGTCAGGGAAGTTTCTCCAGTCAGAGATCCTTCACCTGTTCAACCTGCATCAACGGCTCCTGTCTGTGAAATTCCTCCTTCCAAACCTACAGAGTACAGAGTTTGTACTCTCAGTTACTCTAAGAGGATGCACAGAGCTCCAATTTCCTCTGTAGATGCCAGACTATCCTCTATAGAATTCACTCAGCAATCcatgcagcaaactctggctgagttgaGCTCTTCTGTTGCTCAACTGGTGAAATTTCTCAACCccaatgatgtcaaaaagggggagaaagtactaaaagacaaatgcaaggttgatcagcaacagagaaaacctgatgatgaggaagaggatgaagataagaagaagtctgaaaatttaaactctgaaatAATCTTACACTCTCAGAGTCAATCTGAAGAAAAGAGGAGTGATAAGGCTGGAAGCAGTTCTCATCCATCTCAGAAAACAAAATCTCaacctctgataccagctgacAGTAAAACCAGAGCTCTCTCTGAGCAATTAATTAAGCTTGGTAATCCTGAATCTAAGATTCTGAGTCACACAGTAAAGTTTCAGGGAGAGGAAACAACCTTCTTCTACAAGGCCCCTACACAACTggattttgatgaagcagttgcaaagaacttatttgaagaagaaaatccaggagtgtcACTTGAAGATgctagaaaagaagaagaaaggttggctgctgagaagaacaAGAcaagaaaatcaaagtctgatgAAAAGGAAGCTCAAACTGATCATCTAAAAGTAAGCTCTGATGGCAAGAAACTGGTCACTAATTCCTCTACAAGGAAATTAACTTcttcaagaagaaaaggaattGTGATCAGTGAAGTTAATTACTCTGATATCAATAGGCCCAGAGTTTATCAGAAGAAGTCTGAATCTGATTCCAGtgaaaaagggaaaaagatTATAGATGGTGCTCCATCTAAAAGGAAGGCTGAATCAGAAGTTAACCAAACTCTTGAGATCATTCCTGAGTCCACTGATCTGAGTTTagcctctgacattgctcaagctGAAGATGTGAAGAAAGAAAAGCTGAAGCCAGTTGAAGACAGAGCTACCTGGATCAAGTCAatctctgacaaggctcaagttgacaCAGCTGAATCTAAGAAGAAGAGTttatttggaagccttggtacaggtcagtacaaggaaagctctttatTTACTCAGATCAGAGCAAAAGGAACAAGAGGGAAAGAAGCAAGAGACACTACAGGTCTGGGTCACAGAAAGGAGAAAATACAGACAAGTGCAGCAACTAACTTCAGAGATCCATTTCCTTTTACTAAAAAGGCTGGAGAAACTGTAACACAGGAAGACCTTGACAGAATAGAATCAGCACAAATTCTGATAGACACTCATGATGGACGAGAAGACAAAGaaaaaattgctatatttttggaATCTGGCAGGGTTTACAGAATTTCTGAAGCTGATCTACTGTTAAAATCTCTgagggaacttgagcatattcactatatgcttgagataaagaatgaagcatcCAGAAGATGGTCTGACAGAATGAAGAGAACTAtccaagagaaaagaagattctatgggatAAGTTCTGATGCTGAATATGTGCCTAAGATAACCTTGGAAGATGGTTCAGAGATTGATATGGAGAAAAATAGCTCTGTTATGGAGACTATTGCTGGAACCAGAATtctgggttataataatgaagctgaAAGACCAGGAGCCATTCAGttgggagaagcaatgaagagaa atcagttacttcatgcatttgtccttgattgtttttga